One part of the Glycine max cultivar Williams 82 chromosome 14, Glycine_max_v4.0, whole genome shotgun sequence genome encodes these proteins:
- the LOC100804745 gene encoding uncharacterized protein translates to MKEERARRDEAMEKWKQLYLAIKTELDELIQRTYDGDGLYWKVEENDIQMENMKKELQEKEETIKALKTQLLSMEKEKYKKEGEFDLLRQSLRIMNGKKSSIQTKDKLLKSKLGK, encoded by the exons ATGAAGGAGGAGAGAGCAAGGAGAGATGAAGCTATGGAGAAGTGGAAGCAACTTTATCTTGCAATTAAGACTGAGCTAGATGAACTCATTCAAAGAACATATGATG GGGATGGTTTGTATTGGAAAGTAGAGGAAAATGACATCCAAatggaaaatatgaaaaaggagttgcaagaaaaggaagaaaccaTCAAGGCCTTAAAAACTCAATTGCTTTCAATGGAGAAAGAAAAGTACAAAAAGGAGGGGGAATTTGACTTGTTAAGGCAAAGCCTGAGGATCATGAATGGCAAGAAGAGTTCAATTCAAACGAAAGACAAGCTCTTGAAAAGCAAATTGGGAAAATGA